In one Colletotrichum destructivum chromosome 2, complete sequence genomic region, the following are encoded:
- a CDS encoding Putative V-type ATPase assembly factor Pkr1: MASFVTNLWESIFIPGPTPTLVRAANATFAALQVLLAVLLLTTWSIHFVILSFLSGFLWFSINWFVNELAIHAEQEAKKARLAESSSSGVGSGGGGNTQGTDDSDTEVEGAVAGGVGARKKVAAAGSSQVETAQQQQQAADLKRRTAAAVAAAAAESGAEDATNGGTQSSVSTEDEWEKVSENENEKDK, from the coding sequence ATGGCGTCTTTCGTCACCAACCTCTGGGAGTCGATCTTCATCCCGGGCCCGACCCCGACTCTCGTCCGAGCCGCTAACGCAACCTTCGCCGCCCTTcaggtcctcctcgccgtgcTCCTCCTGACGACCTGGAGCATTCACTTCGTCatcctctccttcctcaGCGGGTTCCTCTGGTTCTCCATAAACTGgttcgtcaacgagcttgcCATCCacgccgagcaggaggccaagaaggcccGCCTCGCTGAGTCCTCTTCCTCAGGggtcggcagcggcggcggcggaaacACCCAAGGGACCGATGATAGCGacaccgaggtcgagggtgccgtcgccggcggtgTAGGCGCGCGAAAGaaggttgctgctgccgggAGCAGTCAAGTCGAgacggcgcagcagcagcagcaggccgccgatCTGAAGCGTCGCACCGCCGcagccgtcgccgcagctGCGGCCGAGTCCGGGGCCGAGGATGCGACGAACGGGGGCACACAGTCAAGCGTCAGCACCGAggacgagtgggagaaggtcTCAGAGAACGAGAATGAGAAGGACAAGTGA